The following proteins are co-located in the Microplitis demolitor isolate Queensland-Clemson2020A chromosome 3, iyMicDemo2.1a, whole genome shotgun sequence genome:
- the LOC103571982 gene encoding stromal membrane-associated protein 1 isoform X2 — translation MTSRLEKERTKQIQDKCQDLLTQMLRDEDNKYCVDCDAKGPRWASWNLGIFLCIRCAGIHRNLGVHISKVKSVNLDTWTPEQVVSLQQMGNSRARAVYEANLPDTFRRPQTDCSLESFIRAKYEHKKYIAREWVPPTMPKVNWDKELDEEAEKQRRRKKSSIKTNADQNPLPLVKKPEIMPQLPKPGSSVSPKPPSKTPSNSTPTLDLLGLDSLSAKTTNNSNNSGDDIFSSFLSATPVTSSLKTDSIDNENTLSNNEASKADEESFFNQPAPTQEEKSKMTKDSILALYGTQQTPQQQQQPVYGLSSGIYTQQTPGIQQFSQSLSGVGVFGQQNNLVGQQQPLQQQIQQQQQQQQHQNLVMTPLIQHSVIPPQHGIAITNHHINLATNPIGLVAATNQLGGGLQMAPINQIANLSNPTMLMQTQMGDSNGVPVINKQMVQMGPANIISNNGWSNMLTTQNIQPSPGSNPFFNLSNQTSTNSTFPSQLSQQMSQMSLGGLVGKSAPATLPGQTLSTNLWQ, via the exons ATGACGTCTCGATTAGAAAAGGAACGAACTAAACAAATTCAAGATAAATGTCAGGATCTTCTTACACAAATGCTTCGTGACGAAGACAATAAGTATTGTGTAGATTGTGATGCTAAAG ggCCAAGATGGGCCAGTTGGAATCTTGGAATATTTCTTTGTATCAGATGTGCTGGTATACACCGAAATCTTGGAGTCCATATTAGCAAAGTTAAATCAGTCAATTTGGATACTTGGACACCGGAACAAGttgta aGTCTTCAACAAATGGGAAATTCTCGTGCACGTGCTGTATATGAAGCTAATTTACCAGATACCTTTCGACGTCCTCAAACTGATTGTAGTCTTGAGAGTTTTATTCGAGCTAAATAtgagcataaaaaatatattgcacGTGAATGGGTACCACCGACAATGCCAAAAGTTAATTGGGACAAAGAATTAGATGAAGAAGCTGAAAAACAACGAAGacgaaaaaaatcatcaattaaaactAATGCTGATCAAAACCCATTGCCATTAGTTAAAAAACCGGAAATTATGCCGCAATTGCCAAAGCCCGGTAGCTCAGTCAGTCCAAAACCTCCTTCAAAGACACCATCTAATAGCACACCAACTCTTGATTTATTAGGACTCGATAGTCTATCTGctaaaacaacaaataattcaaataattctggTGATGACATATTCTCTTCCTTTTTGTCTGCAACACCTGTCACATCTTCATTAAAAACCGATAGTATTGATAAtg AAAATACTTTGAGTAATAATGAAGCAAGTAAAGCTGATgaagaaagttttttcaatcaaCCAGCTCCAACAcaagaagaaaaaagtaaaatgacCAAGGACAGTATTCTTGCTCTCTATGGTACTCAGCAAACtccacaacagcaacaacaacctGTTTATGGTCTTTCTAGTGGAATTTACACCCAACAAACGCCTGGAATACAACAATTTTCTCAATCACTCTCAGGTGTTGGAGTATTtggtcaacaaaataatttggtTGGTCAACAACAACCATTGCAACAACAAatacagcagcagcagcagcagcaacagcatcAAAACTTAGTAATGACTCCTTTGATACAACATAGCGTCATTCCTCCACAACACGGTATTGCAATCACTAATCATCACATTAATTTAGCAACAAATCCCATAGGGCTCGTAGCAGCCACTAATCAATTGGGAGGCGGATTACAAATGGCTCCAATTAATCAAATAGCTAATTTATCAAATCCAACGATGCTTATGCAAACACAAAtg gGTGACAGTAATGGTGTGCctgttattaataaacagaTGGTTCAAATGGGACCAGCTaatattataagtaataatgGATGGAGTAATATGTTAACAACGCAAAATATTCAGCCATCACCAGGAAGTAACCCATTCTTTAATTTATCCAACCAAACTTCTACAAATAGTACTTTTCCATcacag ttGTCTCAGCAGATGTCTCAAATGTCCTTGGGTGGATTGGTAGGGAAATCAGCACCTGCTACACTCCCTGGTCAAACTCTCTCAACCAACTTGTGGCAGTAA
- the LOC103571982 gene encoding stromal membrane-associated protein 1 isoform X4 encodes MWPRWASWNLGIFLCIRCAGIHRNLGVHISKVKSVNLDTWTPEQVVSLQQMGNSRARAVYEANLPDTFRRPQTDCSLESFIRAKYEHKKYIAREWVPPTMPKVNWDKELDEEAEKQRRRKKSSIKTNADQNPLPLVKKPEIMPQLPKPGSSVSPKPPSKTPSNSTPTLDLLGLDSLSAKTTNNSNNSGDDIFSSFLSATPVTSSLKTDSIDNAENTLSNNEASKADEESFFNQPAPTQEEKSKMTKDSILALYGTQQTPQQQQQPVYGLSSGIYTQQTPGIQQFSQSLSGVGVFGQQNNLVGQQQPLQQQIQQQQQQQQHQNLVMTPLIQHSVIPPQHGIAITNHHINLATNPIGLVAATNQLGGGLQMAPINQIANLSNPTMLMQTQMGDSNGVPVINKQMVQMGPANIISNNGWSNMLTTQNIQPSPGSNPFFNLSNQTSTNSTFPSQLSQQMSQMSLGGLVGKSAPATLPGQTLSTNLWQ; translated from the exons ATGT ggCCAAGATGGGCCAGTTGGAATCTTGGAATATTTCTTTGTATCAGATGTGCTGGTATACACCGAAATCTTGGAGTCCATATTAGCAAAGTTAAATCAGTCAATTTGGATACTTGGACACCGGAACAAGttgta aGTCTTCAACAAATGGGAAATTCTCGTGCACGTGCTGTATATGAAGCTAATTTACCAGATACCTTTCGACGTCCTCAAACTGATTGTAGTCTTGAGAGTTTTATTCGAGCTAAATAtgagcataaaaaatatattgcacGTGAATGGGTACCACCGACAATGCCAAAAGTTAATTGGGACAAAGAATTAGATGAAGAAGCTGAAAAACAACGAAGacgaaaaaaatcatcaattaaaactAATGCTGATCAAAACCCATTGCCATTAGTTAAAAAACCGGAAATTATGCCGCAATTGCCAAAGCCCGGTAGCTCAGTCAGTCCAAAACCTCCTTCAAAGACACCATCTAATAGCACACCAACTCTTGATTTATTAGGACTCGATAGTCTATCTGctaaaacaacaaataattcaaataattctggTGATGACATATTCTCTTCCTTTTTGTCTGCAACACCTGTCACATCTTCATTAAAAACCGATAGTATTGATAAtg CAGAAAATACTTTGAGTAATAATGAAGCAAGTAAAGCTGATgaagaaagttttttcaatcaaCCAGCTCCAACAcaagaagaaaaaagtaaaatgacCAAGGACAGTATTCTTGCTCTCTATGGTACTCAGCAAACtccacaacagcaacaacaacctGTTTATGGTCTTTCTAGTGGAATTTACACCCAACAAACGCCTGGAATACAACAATTTTCTCAATCACTCTCAGGTGTTGGAGTATTtggtcaacaaaataatttggtTGGTCAACAACAACCATTGCAACAACAAatacagcagcagcagcagcagcaacagcatcAAAACTTAGTAATGACTCCTTTGATACAACATAGCGTCATTCCTCCACAACACGGTATTGCAATCACTAATCATCACATTAATTTAGCAACAAATCCCATAGGGCTCGTAGCAGCCACTAATCAATTGGGAGGCGGATTACAAATGGCTCCAATTAATCAAATAGCTAATTTATCAAATCCAACGATGCTTATGCAAACACAAAtg gGTGACAGTAATGGTGTGCctgttattaataaacagaTGGTTCAAATGGGACCAGCTaatattataagtaataatgGATGGAGTAATATGTTAACAACGCAAAATATTCAGCCATCACCAGGAAGTAACCCATTCTTTAATTTATCCAACCAAACTTCTACAAATAGTACTTTTCCATcacag ttGTCTCAGCAGATGTCTCAAATGTCCTTGGGTGGATTGGTAGGGAAATCAGCACCTGCTACACTCCCTGGTCAAACTCTCTCAACCAACTTGTGGCAGTAA
- the LOC103571982 gene encoding stromal membrane-associated protein 1 isoform X3 yields the protein MLRDEDNKYCVDCDAKGPRWASWNLGIFLCIRCAGIHRNLGVHISKVKSVNLDTWTPEQVVSLQQMGNSRARAVYEANLPDTFRRPQTDCSLESFIRAKYEHKKYIAREWVPPTMPKVNWDKELDEEAEKQRRRKKSSIKTNADQNPLPLVKKPEIMPQLPKPGSSVSPKPPSKTPSNSTPTLDLLGLDSLSAKTTNNSNNSGDDIFSSFLSATPVTSSLKTDSIDNAENTLSNNEASKADEESFFNQPAPTQEEKSKMTKDSILALYGTQQTPQQQQQPVYGLSSGIYTQQTPGIQQFSQSLSGVGVFGQQNNLVGQQQPLQQQIQQQQQQQQHQNLVMTPLIQHSVIPPQHGIAITNHHINLATNPIGLVAATNQLGGGLQMAPINQIANLSNPTMLMQTQMGDSNGVPVINKQMVQMGPANIISNNGWSNMLTTQNIQPSPGSNPFFNLSNQTSTNSTFPSQLSQQMSQMSLGGLVGKSAPATLPGQTLSTNLWQ from the exons ATGCTTCGTGACGAAGACAATAAGTATTGTGTAGATTGTGATGCTAAAG ggCCAAGATGGGCCAGTTGGAATCTTGGAATATTTCTTTGTATCAGATGTGCTGGTATACACCGAAATCTTGGAGTCCATATTAGCAAAGTTAAATCAGTCAATTTGGATACTTGGACACCGGAACAAGttgta aGTCTTCAACAAATGGGAAATTCTCGTGCACGTGCTGTATATGAAGCTAATTTACCAGATACCTTTCGACGTCCTCAAACTGATTGTAGTCTTGAGAGTTTTATTCGAGCTAAATAtgagcataaaaaatatattgcacGTGAATGGGTACCACCGACAATGCCAAAAGTTAATTGGGACAAAGAATTAGATGAAGAAGCTGAAAAACAACGAAGacgaaaaaaatcatcaattaaaactAATGCTGATCAAAACCCATTGCCATTAGTTAAAAAACCGGAAATTATGCCGCAATTGCCAAAGCCCGGTAGCTCAGTCAGTCCAAAACCTCCTTCAAAGACACCATCTAATAGCACACCAACTCTTGATTTATTAGGACTCGATAGTCTATCTGctaaaacaacaaataattcaaataattctggTGATGACATATTCTCTTCCTTTTTGTCTGCAACACCTGTCACATCTTCATTAAAAACCGATAGTATTGATAAtg CAGAAAATACTTTGAGTAATAATGAAGCAAGTAAAGCTGATgaagaaagttttttcaatcaaCCAGCTCCAACAcaagaagaaaaaagtaaaatgacCAAGGACAGTATTCTTGCTCTCTATGGTACTCAGCAAACtccacaacagcaacaacaacctGTTTATGGTCTTTCTAGTGGAATTTACACCCAACAAACGCCTGGAATACAACAATTTTCTCAATCACTCTCAGGTGTTGGAGTATTtggtcaacaaaataatttggtTGGTCAACAACAACCATTGCAACAACAAatacagcagcagcagcagcagcaacagcatcAAAACTTAGTAATGACTCCTTTGATACAACATAGCGTCATTCCTCCACAACACGGTATTGCAATCACTAATCATCACATTAATTTAGCAACAAATCCCATAGGGCTCGTAGCAGCCACTAATCAATTGGGAGGCGGATTACAAATGGCTCCAATTAATCAAATAGCTAATTTATCAAATCCAACGATGCTTATGCAAACACAAAtg gGTGACAGTAATGGTGTGCctgttattaataaacagaTGGTTCAAATGGGACCAGCTaatattataagtaataatgGATGGAGTAATATGTTAACAACGCAAAATATTCAGCCATCACCAGGAAGTAACCCATTCTTTAATTTATCCAACCAAACTTCTACAAATAGTACTTTTCCATcacag ttGTCTCAGCAGATGTCTCAAATGTCCTTGGGTGGATTGGTAGGGAAATCAGCACCTGCTACACTCCCTGGTCAAACTCTCTCAACCAACTTGTGGCAGTAA
- the LOC103571982 gene encoding stromal membrane-associated protein 1 isoform X1: protein MTSRLEKERTKQIQDKCQDLLTQMLRDEDNKYCVDCDAKGPRWASWNLGIFLCIRCAGIHRNLGVHISKVKSVNLDTWTPEQVVSLQQMGNSRARAVYEANLPDTFRRPQTDCSLESFIRAKYEHKKYIAREWVPPTMPKVNWDKELDEEAEKQRRRKKSSIKTNADQNPLPLVKKPEIMPQLPKPGSSVSPKPPSKTPSNSTPTLDLLGLDSLSAKTTNNSNNSGDDIFSSFLSATPVTSSLKTDSIDNAENTLSNNEASKADEESFFNQPAPTQEEKSKMTKDSILALYGTQQTPQQQQQPVYGLSSGIYTQQTPGIQQFSQSLSGVGVFGQQNNLVGQQQPLQQQIQQQQQQQQHQNLVMTPLIQHSVIPPQHGIAITNHHINLATNPIGLVAATNQLGGGLQMAPINQIANLSNPTMLMQTQMGDSNGVPVINKQMVQMGPANIISNNGWSNMLTTQNIQPSPGSNPFFNLSNQTSTNSTFPSQLSQQMSQMSLGGLVGKSAPATLPGQTLSTNLWQ from the exons ATGACGTCTCGATTAGAAAAGGAACGAACTAAACAAATTCAAGATAAATGTCAGGATCTTCTTACACAAATGCTTCGTGACGAAGACAATAAGTATTGTGTAGATTGTGATGCTAAAG ggCCAAGATGGGCCAGTTGGAATCTTGGAATATTTCTTTGTATCAGATGTGCTGGTATACACCGAAATCTTGGAGTCCATATTAGCAAAGTTAAATCAGTCAATTTGGATACTTGGACACCGGAACAAGttgta aGTCTTCAACAAATGGGAAATTCTCGTGCACGTGCTGTATATGAAGCTAATTTACCAGATACCTTTCGACGTCCTCAAACTGATTGTAGTCTTGAGAGTTTTATTCGAGCTAAATAtgagcataaaaaatatattgcacGTGAATGGGTACCACCGACAATGCCAAAAGTTAATTGGGACAAAGAATTAGATGAAGAAGCTGAAAAACAACGAAGacgaaaaaaatcatcaattaaaactAATGCTGATCAAAACCCATTGCCATTAGTTAAAAAACCGGAAATTATGCCGCAATTGCCAAAGCCCGGTAGCTCAGTCAGTCCAAAACCTCCTTCAAAGACACCATCTAATAGCACACCAACTCTTGATTTATTAGGACTCGATAGTCTATCTGctaaaacaacaaataattcaaataattctggTGATGACATATTCTCTTCCTTTTTGTCTGCAACACCTGTCACATCTTCATTAAAAACCGATAGTATTGATAAtg CAGAAAATACTTTGAGTAATAATGAAGCAAGTAAAGCTGATgaagaaagttttttcaatcaaCCAGCTCCAACAcaagaagaaaaaagtaaaatgacCAAGGACAGTATTCTTGCTCTCTATGGTACTCAGCAAACtccacaacagcaacaacaacctGTTTATGGTCTTTCTAGTGGAATTTACACCCAACAAACGCCTGGAATACAACAATTTTCTCAATCACTCTCAGGTGTTGGAGTATTtggtcaacaaaataatttggtTGGTCAACAACAACCATTGCAACAACAAatacagcagcagcagcagcagcaacagcatcAAAACTTAGTAATGACTCCTTTGATACAACATAGCGTCATTCCTCCACAACACGGTATTGCAATCACTAATCATCACATTAATTTAGCAACAAATCCCATAGGGCTCGTAGCAGCCACTAATCAATTGGGAGGCGGATTACAAATGGCTCCAATTAATCAAATAGCTAATTTATCAAATCCAACGATGCTTATGCAAACACAAAtg gGTGACAGTAATGGTGTGCctgttattaataaacagaTGGTTCAAATGGGACCAGCTaatattataagtaataatgGATGGAGTAATATGTTAACAACGCAAAATATTCAGCCATCACCAGGAAGTAACCCATTCTTTAATTTATCCAACCAAACTTCTACAAATAGTACTTTTCCATcacag ttGTCTCAGCAGATGTCTCAAATGTCCTTGGGTGGATTGGTAGGGAAATCAGCACCTGCTACACTCCCTGGTCAAACTCTCTCAACCAACTTGTGGCAGTAA